Proteins encoded by one window of Deinococcus aestuarii:
- a CDS encoding histidine phosphatase family protein, whose translation MARGATLHLTLVRHGATDWNGAGRWQGWTDTPLGETGRIQAGHLARRWSRTSPDAVYASDLQRALDTAALALPDHRVIPDARLRELHFGRYEGATTEDVLHDPEYAQWQRDPWTRPAPGGESLRGVAARMRDWAAELPAGDVIAFTHGAALRALLCDLFGWPAAPQPGYVLPFPYRHAHTGLTRLMRTEGRWLLLTYNDHAHLEAGAD comes from the coding sequence ATGGCGCGGGGGGCAACGCTGCACCTCACCCTCGTCCGCCACGGGGCGACCGACTGGAACGGCGCGGGCCGCTGGCAGGGCTGGACCGACACGCCGCTGGGGGAGACGGGCCGCATCCAGGCGGGGCACCTCGCCCGGCGTTGGTCCCGCACGAGTCCTGATGCGGTGTACGCGAGCGACCTCCAGCGTGCCCTGGACACCGCCGCCCTGGCCCTGCCCGATCACCGGGTCATCCCCGACGCCCGGCTGCGCGAGCTGCACTTCGGCCGCTACGAGGGCGCCACCACCGAAGACGTGCTCCACGACCCCGAATATGCCCAGTGGCAGCGCGACCCCTGGACCCGGCCCGCCCCCGGCGGCGAGAGCCTGCGGGGAGTCGCGGCCCGGATGCGGGACTGGGCCGCAGAGCTTCCCGCCGGAGACGTGATCGCCTTCACCCACGGGGCCGCCCTGCGCGCCCTGCTGTGCGACCTCTTCGGCTGGCCCGCCGCGCCGCAGCCGGGGTACGTCCTCCCCTTCCCGTATCGGCACGCCCACACCGGCCTGACCCGCCTGATGAGGACCGAGGGGCGCTGGCTCCTGCTGACGTACAACGACCACGCGCACCTGGAGGCGGGGGCCGACTAG
- a CDS encoding MFS transporter, with protein MRPGPHPLLFAALGTLVFLNVYAPQSLLPLLGREFGVGAAEVGLVVGATTLAMALASPVVGVFADAWGRRRTVVGAFALLALPAVLATFAPSLPLLNAARFAQGLLIPGVMVALNAYIAEEVAPQGRARALTAYVTGTVLGGFLGRFLAGLVAAPFGWHATFWLLAVASVVGFVLAGAGLPRETRFTPRRDPRAVLSGFAAHLRNPALLATCGVGFLILFTLVGTFNTLTLRLDHAPYNLSTGETGAVFAVYLLGVVVTPVAAPFLASRGPRTGLLAAVLLSVAGLLVTLAAPLPLVIAGVAAGACGVFLAQSAALAAVQRSVTGARSLATGLYHLAYYGGGAAASVVAGHTFEAGGWPGVVPLVAGSMGLAAVVGAVGWRRAGRGGAQQS; from the coding sequence TTGAGGCCCGGCCCCCACCCCCTCCTCTTCGCGGCGCTGGGGACGCTCGTCTTTCTCAACGTGTACGCGCCGCAAAGCCTCCTGCCCCTGCTGGGGCGCGAGTTCGGAGTCGGTGCGGCGGAGGTCGGCCTCGTCGTGGGCGCGACGACGCTGGCGATGGCGCTCGCCTCCCCGGTCGTGGGTGTCTTTGCCGACGCGTGGGGACGGCGGCGGACGGTGGTGGGGGCCTTCGCACTCCTCGCCCTGCCCGCCGTCCTCGCCACGTTCGCGCCCAGCCTGCCCCTGCTCAACGCCGCCCGCTTCGCCCAGGGTCTCCTGATCCCCGGGGTGATGGTGGCGCTCAACGCCTACATCGCCGAGGAGGTCGCTCCTCAAGGACGTGCCCGCGCCCTGACCGCCTACGTGACGGGCACGGTGCTGGGCGGCTTCCTGGGCCGCTTCCTGGCGGGACTCGTCGCCGCCCCCTTCGGCTGGCACGCGACGTTCTGGCTGCTCGCGGTCGCGTCCGTGGTGGGGTTCGTCCTGGCCGGGGCCGGACTGCCGCGTGAGACGAGATTTACCCCGCGCCGCGATCCGCGGGCCGTCCTCTCCGGGTTCGCCGCCCATCTCCGTAACCCGGCCCTGCTCGCCACCTGCGGGGTTGGCTTCCTGATCCTCTTCACCCTGGTGGGCACCTTCAATACCCTCACCCTGCGGCTGGACCACGCGCCCTATAACCTGAGCACGGGGGAGACGGGGGCCGTTTTCGCGGTCTATCTCCTCGGCGTGGTCGTCACGCCCGTCGCCGCACCGTTTCTCGCATCGCGTGGTCCCCGCACCGGCTTACTGGCCGCCGTCCTCCTCAGCGTGGCGGGTCTGCTCGTCACCCTCGCCGCGCCCCTGCCCCTGGTGATCGCGGGGGTGGCGGCGGGGGCGTGCGGCGTCTTTCTCGCCCAGTCCGCCGCGCTCGCCGCCGTGCAGCGCAGCGTGACGGGGGCGCGCAGCCTCGCCACCGGGCTCTACCACCTCGCCTACTACGGTGGGGGAGCCGCCGCGAGCGTGGTCGCCGGTCACACCTTCGAGGCGGGAGGCTGGCCCGGGGTCGTCCCCCTCGTCGCGGGCAGCATGGGGCTGGCGGCGGTCGTGGGCGCGGTGGGGTGGCGGCGGGCGGGGCGGGGTGGGGCTCAGCAGAGTTGA
- a CDS encoding acyl-CoA thioesterase: protein MNDQDMAVPSLPPGETTPAPRSRARMLELVFPKDTNYLGTAFGGFVLSLMDKAASVAAVRHAGGAVVTARMDGVDFHVPIRVGDAVALDARVVRVGRSSMRVRVDVYREHMASGEQQLATTGFFVFVAVGEDGKPRSVRPLAENGDAAREEPDPEARP from the coding sequence ATGAACGATCAGGACATGGCCGTCCCCAGCCTCCCGCCCGGGGAGACGACCCCCGCCCCCCGCAGCCGCGCCCGGATGCTCGAACTGGTGTTTCCGAAAGACACCAACTACCTCGGCACGGCCTTCGGGGGCTTCGTGCTGTCGCTGATGGACAAGGCGGCCTCGGTGGCGGCGGTGCGGCACGCGGGCGGCGCGGTGGTGACGGCGCGGATGGACGGGGTGGACTTCCACGTCCCCATCCGGGTCGGCGACGCGGTGGCCCTCGACGCGCGGGTGGTGCGGGTGGGCCGCAGCTCCATGCGGGTGCGGGTGGACGTGTACCGCGAGCACATGGCTTCCGGCGAGCAGCAACTCGCCACCACCGGCTTCTTCGTCTTCGTGGCCGTGGGTGAGGACGGCAAACCCCGGTCCGTCCGGCCCCTCGCCGAGAACGGTGACGCCGCCCGCGAGGAGCCCGACCCCGAGGCCCGCCCCTGA
- a CDS encoding DinB family protein: MTSPSQDARRFPIGPIQDLPGRDRAALEATAARMEAAAREWRERVSGLDDEALSLTYRPGGWTVRQLAHHTADGHLHGLNRLRSGLTTEDYVIQPFDQEAWLALPDAGLPVEAALAMLDALNLRWAALLRGVDPARFFRHVTHPHEGRQDLWRLVAKHDWHLRHHLGHARLALREAGLA; the protein is encoded by the coding sequence ATGACCTCCCCCTCCCAGGATGCCCGGCGTTTTCCCATCGGCCCGATTCAGGACCTTCCGGGGCGGGACCGGGCGGCGTTGGAGGCGACGGCGGCGCGGATGGAGGCGGCGGCAAGGGAGTGGCGCGAACGGGTGTCGGGGCTTGACGACGAGGCCCTGTCGCTCACGTACCGGCCCGGCGGATGGACGGTCCGGCAACTGGCGCACCACACGGCGGACGGGCACCTGCACGGCCTGAACCGCCTGCGCTCCGGCCTGACGACCGAGGACTACGTGATCCAGCCCTTCGACCAGGAGGCGTGGCTGGCCCTCCCCGACGCGGGGTTGCCCGTGGAGGCGGCGCTGGCGATGCTGGACGCGCTGAATCTGCGCTGGGCGGCCCTGCTGCGCGGGGTGGACCCGGCCCGGTTCTTCCGCCACGTCACCCACCCGCACGAGGGGCGGCAGGACCTGTGGCGGCTCGTCGCCAAGCACGACTGGCACCTGCGCCACCACCTCGGGCACGCGCGGCTGGCGTTGAGGGAAGCGGGCCTTGCCTGA
- the hisA gene encoding 1-(5-phosphoribosyl)-5-[(5-phosphoribosylamino)methylideneamino]imidazole-4-carboxamide isomerase: MTGAASPVPLVIPCVDIQSGRAVRLYEGDPDRETVYFDSPLDAARHWAGLGAGLVHLVDLDAATGRGENRGVIRRVAADLGESGVEVEVGGGIRDRETAEELLGAGVHRVVIGTAAVRDPGLVRDLIDAHGPERVVVSLDARGLEVATHGWAQGSGLTVADLTPTLAGAGLETLIFTDVTRDGTLKGLDRELMRTVRRLWTNTLIVGGGVATLDDVRLLAEEGIQGAIVGRAIYEGTLSYPVTGL; the protein is encoded by the coding sequence ATGACCGGAGCCGCTTCTCCCGTGCCCCTCGTGATCCCCTGCGTGGATATCCAGTCGGGCCGCGCCGTGCGTCTGTATGAGGGCGATCCCGACCGGGAGACGGTGTACTTCGACTCGCCCCTGGACGCCGCCCGCCACTGGGCCGGACTGGGGGCGGGCCTCGTGCATCTGGTGGACCTCGACGCGGCGACCGGACGCGGCGAGAACCGGGGCGTGATCCGCCGGGTCGCCGCCGACTTGGGTGAGTCCGGCGTGGAGGTCGAGGTGGGGGGCGGCATCCGCGACCGCGAGACGGCGGAGGAGTTGCTGGGCGCGGGTGTTCACCGCGTCGTGATCGGCACCGCCGCCGTCCGCGACCCGGGGCTCGTGCGCGATCTGATCGACGCCCACGGCCCCGAGCGGGTGGTCGTCAGCCTCGACGCGCGGGGTTTGGAGGTCGCCACCCACGGCTGGGCGCAGGGAAGCGGGCTGACCGTGGCCGACCTGACCCCCACCCTTGCCGGGGCGGGTCTGGAAACCCTGATCTTCACCGACGTGACCCGCGACGGCACCCTGAAGGGCCTCGACCGCGAGCTGATGCGGACGGTGCGCCGCCTCTGGACGAACACCCTGATCGTGGGCGGCGGCGTCGCCACATTGGACGACGTGCGCCTGCTCGCCGAGGAGGGCATCCAGGGCGCCATCGTGGGCCGCGCGATCTACGAGGGGACGCTGAGCTACCCGGTGACGGGGCTGTGA
- the ptsP gene encoding phosphoenolpyruvate--protein phosphotransferase yields the protein MIDLPQELIRLGAQASTKDDAIAQVAALLTAAGNVDPGYVEGMRAREGQANTYLGSGIAIPHGTPETRHLIRKTGIAVLQLPGGVPWGAGGETVRLVVGIAAASDEHLNILRRLTRVLSDDALVEQLSTTTDPGDVQEALTGERSTPAQGQTVTVTAAPAASPTPPPDLPHSAQITLPNPLGMHARPATMLANLVRSRSGRVRLSREGGESADATRLMEVLSLGLTRGTPVTVSADSEATLNAVTDAIRAGLGDDLSAAPASAAPARREPDWVPGGAGATVEGVAAADGLVVGVTRQHAPKPLDVRDEPGDPVAESDRLDTALAAARAELDTVIADVGARFGADKAAIFQAHQELLGDESVVQDTVARILDGHGVAWAYREVTEGRIAQLQKLDDPTLAARAVDLSDVQRRVLRHLLGIRETDVAASGPVILLAPDLTPSDTARLGPDTLLGFVTAQGGPTSHTAIIARGLGLPAVVAAGNGVLEVPDGTPAILDGGAGRLYLNPSEADVQSARERQGVLARERELARAARHQPGATRDGVRVEVAANINRAADAAAALDAGAEGVGLMRTEFLFLERDSAPGEDEQEREYRAMAQALGDRTLIIRTLDIGGDKEVPYLGLAHEDNSFLGIRGIRLCFERPDLFLPQLRAVARVAKDHPNVHLMFPMISTLEDFRRARAIFDQVREELGAPRVPLGVMIEVPSAALIADALAQEVDFFSVGTNDLTQYTLAMDRLHPQLARQTDAMHPAVLQLIGLTVQAAGRHGKWVGVCGGAAGDEVGALMLTGLGVKELSVSTPQIATVKAALRQRTLAELQSLAREALTQPNAEAVRALVRPPAPEGATA from the coding sequence ATGATCGATCTTCCGCAGGAACTCATTCGGTTGGGCGCGCAGGCGAGCACGAAAGACGACGCCATCGCGCAGGTCGCCGCGCTGCTCACGGCGGCGGGCAACGTGGACCCCGGGTACGTCGAGGGAATGCGCGCCCGCGAGGGCCAGGCGAACACCTACCTGGGCAGCGGCATCGCCATCCCGCACGGCACGCCCGAGACCCGGCACCTGATCCGCAAGACGGGCATCGCGGTGCTGCAACTCCCGGGCGGGGTGCCCTGGGGCGCGGGCGGCGAGACGGTGCGGCTGGTCGTCGGCATCGCCGCCGCGAGCGACGAGCACCTCAACATCCTGCGCCGCCTGACCCGGGTGCTCTCCGACGACGCGCTGGTGGAACAACTCTCCACGACCACCGATCCCGGCGACGTGCAGGAGGCGCTCACCGGAGAACGGTCCACCCCGGCGCAGGGCCAGACGGTCACGGTCACCGCCGCGCCCGCCGCCTCGCCGACTCCCCCCCCCGACCTCCCCCACTCCGCGCAGATCACACTGCCCAACCCGCTCGGGATGCACGCCCGGCCCGCGACCATGCTCGCCAACCTCGTGCGCTCACGGAGTGGGCGGGTCAGGCTGAGCCGCGAGGGCGGCGAGAGCGCCGACGCGACCCGCCTGATGGAGGTGCTGAGCCTGGGCCTCACGCGCGGCACGCCCGTGACCGTCAGCGCGGACAGCGAGGCGACCCTGAATGCCGTGACCGACGCGATCCGTGCGGGACTGGGCGACGACCTGAGCGCCGCGCCCGCGAGTGCGGCCCCCGCCCGCCGCGAGCCCGACTGGGTGCCGGGCGGGGCCGGGGCGACCGTGGAGGGCGTGGCCGCCGCCGACGGCCTGGTGGTCGGCGTGACCCGCCAGCACGCCCCGAAACCGCTCGACGTGCGCGACGAGCCCGGCGACCCGGTGGCGGAGAGTGACCGCCTCGACACGGCCCTCGCCGCCGCCCGCGCCGAACTCGACACGGTAATCGCTGACGTGGGCGCGCGGTTCGGGGCGGACAAGGCCGCCATCTTCCAGGCCCATCAGGAACTCCTGGGCGACGAGAGCGTGGTGCAGGACACCGTGGCCCGTATTCTCGACGGGCACGGGGTCGCGTGGGCGTACCGGGAGGTGACGGAGGGGCGCATCGCCCAGCTTCAGAAGCTCGACGACCCCACCCTGGCCGCCCGCGCGGTGGACCTCAGCGACGTGCAGCGGCGGGTGCTGCGTCACCTCCTCGGCATCCGCGAGACGGACGTGGCGGCGAGCGGGCCGGTGATCCTTCTCGCGCCTGACCTCACGCCGAGCGACACGGCGCGGCTGGGGCCGGACACGTTGCTGGGCTTCGTGACCGCGCAGGGCGGGCCGACGAGCCACACCGCGATCATCGCGCGGGGGCTGGGGCTGCCCGCCGTGGTCGCCGCCGGGAACGGGGTGCTGGAGGTGCCCGACGGCACGCCCGCGATCCTCGACGGCGGGGCGGGGCGGCTGTACCTCAACCCTTCCGAGGCCGACGTGCAGTCTGCCCGCGAGCGGCAGGGCGTCCTCGCCCGCGAGCGCGAACTCGCCCGCGCCGCCCGTCACCAGCCGGGAGCGACGCGCGACGGGGTGCGGGTGGAGGTCGCCGCGAACATCAACCGCGCCGCGGACGCCGCCGCCGCCCTCGACGCCGGGGCGGAGGGGGTGGGGCTGATGCGCACCGAGTTCCTGTTCCTGGAGCGCGACTCGGCGCCTGGCGAGGACGAGCAGGAGCGCGAGTACCGGGCGATGGCGCAGGCCCTCGGGGACCGGACGCTGATCATCCGCACCCTCGACATCGGCGGGGACAAGGAGGTGCCGTACCTGGGGCTGGCGCACGAGGACAACTCGTTCCTGGGCATCCGCGGCATCCGGCTGTGCTTCGAGCGGCCCGACCTCTTCCTGCCGCAACTGCGGGCGGTCGCGCGGGTGGCGAAGGATCACCCCAACGTCCACCTGATGTTCCCGATGATTTCCACGCTGGAGGACTTCCGCCGCGCCCGCGCAATTTTCGACCAGGTGCGGGAGGAACTGGGCGCCCCCCGCGTGCCCCTCGGCGTGATGATCGAGGTTCCTTCCGCCGCATTGATCGCCGACGCGCTGGCGCAGGAGGTCGATTTCTTCAGCGTGGGCACGAACGACCTCACGCAGTACACGCTGGCGATGGACCGGCTGCACCCGCAGCTCGCCCGGCAGACGGACGCGATGCACCCCGCCGTGCTGCAACTTATCGGCCTGACCGTCCAGGCGGCGGGGCGCCACGGCAAGTGGGTCGGCGTGTGCGGCGGCGCGGCGGGCGACGAGGTGGGCGCGCTGATGCTGACCGGCCTGGGCGTCAAGGAACTCTCGGTGAGTACGCCCCAGATCGCCACCGTGAAGGCGGCCCTGCGTCAGCGGACCCTCGCCGAGTTGCAGTCCCTCGCCCGGGAGGCCCTGACGCAGCCCAACGCGGAGGCCGTGCGCGCCCTCGTGCGCCCCCCCGCGCCGGAGGGGGCGACGGCGTGA
- a CDS encoding glycosyltransferase family 4 protein: MRIGIVTATYLPSRNGVATSTALYVRGLRARGHDVRVFAPRHPQEPAREEGVYRLNSSFAGARALGAPADYPVMLAPGPLLTARLPLRDLDILHTMHPFLAGRLALRWARLSGAPVVFTAHTQYDQYLHYAPMPRRVGRAMLRPHISAFARRVDAVLAPGRAMVEMLREYGYGGEVHLFPNPVDLAAFARTRGEAFRAEHHVPQDAPLVMYLGRLAAEKNLGVMLHAFAQAQASRPELRLLVVGDGPARLEAQAGAQEGVTFTGPIPYARVPEALAAADAFLTASTSEVLPMSMIEALASGTPLVAARSPAALDLVREGVNGTVRDATPDALAAGLLEVLAPGRLPALQAGARASAREYDLTERAAALEAVYLQTVAREQAQGRLNRLR, translated from the coding sequence GTGCGCATCGGAATCGTCACCGCCACCTATCTGCCGTCCCGCAACGGCGTTGCCACGAGTACCGCCCTCTACGTGCGCGGTTTGCGGGCGCGCGGCCACGACGTGCGCGTCTTCGCCCCGCGCCACCCGCAGGAACCCGCGCGGGAGGAGGGCGTCTACCGCCTCAACTCCTCCTTCGCGGGGGCGCGGGCGCTGGGGGCCCCCGCCGACTACCCGGTGATGCTCGCCCCGGGGCCGCTCCTGACCGCCCGGCTGCCGCTGCGGGACCTCGACATCCTCCACACCATGCACCCCTTCCTGGCGGGGCGGCTGGCCCTCAGGTGGGCGCGGCTCTCGGGGGCCCCGGTGGTGTTCACGGCGCACACCCAGTACGACCAGTACCTCCACTACGCGCCCATGCCGAGGCGGGTGGGCCGCGCGATGCTGCGCCCCCACATCTCGGCCTTCGCGCGGCGGGTGGACGCGGTGCTCGCGCCGGGCCGGGCGATGGTGGAGATGCTGCGCGAGTACGGCTACGGCGGCGAGGTCCACCTCTTCCCCAACCCGGTGGACCTCGCCGCCTTCGCGCGGACGCGGGGCGAGGCCTTCCGGGCCGAGCACCACGTCCCGCAGGACGCGCCCCTGGTGATGTACCTGGGCCGCCTCGCCGCCGAGAAGAATCTGGGGGTGATGCTCCACGCCTTCGCGCAGGCGCAGGCCTCGCGCCCGGAGCTGCGGCTGCTCGTGGTGGGCGACGGCCCGGCGCGGCTGGAGGCGCAGGCGGGGGCCCAGGAGGGCGTCACCTTCACCGGGCCCATCCCCTACGCCCGGGTGCCCGAAGCCCTCGCCGCCGCCGACGCCTTTCTCACCGCGAGCACGTCCGAGGTGCTGCCCATGAGCATGATCGAGGCGCTCGCGTCGGGCACGCCCCTCGTCGCCGCGCGCAGCCCCGCCGCCCTCGACCTCGTGCGGGAGGGCGTGAACGGCACCGTGCGCGACGCCACGCCGGACGCCCTGGCCGCCGGGCTGCTGGAAGTCCTCGCCCCTGGTCGCCTCCCCGCCCTGCAAGCGGGAGCACGGGCGAGTGCGCGCGAGTACGACCTGACGGAGCGCGCGGCGGCGCTGGAGGCGGTGTACCTGCAAACGGTGGCGCGGGAACAGGCCCAGGGTCGCCTCAACAGGCTGAGATGA
- a CDS encoding malate dehydrogenase, producing MTTKQPVRVAVTGAAGQIGYSLLFRIAAGDMLGKDQPVILQLLEITPALKALNGVVMELRDCAFPLLQGIVTSDDPMVAFKDADYALLVGAMPRKAGMERGDLLGANGGIFKPQGQALNAVASRDVKVLVVGNPANTNALIAQQNAPDLDPKQFTAMVRLDHNRAISQLAEKTGQPVSAIQNITIWGNHSSTQYPDLSQATVNGQPALDLVDREWYETTYIPTVAKRGAAIIEARGASSAASAASAAIDHMRDWALGTPEGQWVSMGIPSDGSYGVPQGLIYGFPVRCSGGQYEIVQGLEVSDFSRGKMDATAQELTEERGEVRGLGLVQ from the coding sequence ATGACCACCAAGCAACCCGTCCGCGTGGCCGTGACCGGCGCCGCCGGGCAGATCGGCTACAGCCTGCTCTTCCGCATCGCCGCCGGGGACATGCTCGGCAAGGACCAGCCCGTGATCCTGCAACTGCTGGAGATCACGCCCGCCCTCAAGGCCCTCAACGGCGTCGTGATGGAGCTGCGCGACTGCGCCTTCCCGCTGCTGCAAGGCATCGTGACCAGCGACGACCCGATGGTCGCCTTCAAGGACGCCGACTATGCGCTGCTCGTCGGCGCGATGCCCCGCAAGGCCGGGATGGAGCGCGGCGACCTCCTCGGCGCCAACGGCGGCATCTTCAAGCCCCAGGGTCAGGCCCTGAACGCCGTGGCGAGCCGCGACGTGAAGGTCCTCGTGGTGGGCAATCCCGCCAACACGAACGCCCTGATCGCCCAGCAGAACGCGCCCGACCTCGACCCCAAACAGTTCACCGCGATGGTGCGCCTCGACCACAACCGCGCGATCTCCCAGCTCGCCGAGAAGACCGGCCAGCCCGTGAGCGCGATTCAGAACATCACGATCTGGGGCAACCACTCCTCCACCCAGTACCCCGACCTCTCGCAGGCGACCGTGAACGGCCAGCCCGCCCTCGACCTCGTGGACCGCGAGTGGTACGAGACCACCTACATCCCCACCGTCGCCAAGCGCGGCGCGGCAATCATCGAGGCGCGCGGGGCGAGCAGCGCGGCCTCGGCGGCGTCGGCGGCCATCGACCATATGCGCGACTGGGCGCTGGGTACCCCGGAGGGGCAGTGGGTCAGCATGGGCATCCCGTCGGACGGCTCCTACGGCGTGCCCCAGGGGCTGATCTACGGCTTCCCGGTGCGGTGCAGCGGCGGTCAGTACGAGATCGTGCAGGGCCTGGAGGTCTCCGACTTCAGCCGAGGCAAGATGGACGCCACCGCCCAGGAACTCACCGAGGAGCGGGGCGAGGTGCGGGGGCTCGGGCTGGTGCAGTAG
- a CDS encoding PadR family transcriptional regulator has product MNPREQLRLLILAVLERQPEHGYAIAQAIKARSEGLLHAKEGTLYPALHALEAEGHIESRETEVAGRVRREYRLTEKGKKALEGARGEWERQVRAVGAVIGGRA; this is encoded by the coding sequence ATGAATCCGCGTGAGCAACTCCGGCTGCTGATCCTCGCCGTGCTGGAACGGCAGCCCGAACACGGGTACGCCATCGCGCAGGCGATCAAGGCCCGGTCGGAGGGGCTGCTGCACGCGAAGGAGGGCACCCTCTACCCGGCCCTGCACGCGCTGGAGGCCGAGGGCCACATCGAGAGCCGCGAGACCGAGGTCGCCGGACGGGTGCGCCGCGAGTACCGCCTGACGGAGAAGGGCAAGAAGGCGCTGGAGGGGGCGCGCGGCGAGTGGGAACGGCAGGTGCGGGCGGTCGGGGCCGTGATCGGGGGCCGGGCGTGA
- the pfkB gene encoding 1-phosphofructokinase — MTVPAFRVATLTLNPALDLTVRADGWRRGEVNLGQSLQFDAGGKGVNVASFLADWGLGVTATGLLGDENPEQFEALFREKGVRDEFLRVPGPTRVGVKLVDAAAQETTDINLPGLTATPELLADLDARLDALAADHDAFVLAGSVPPGVGRDFYARLTARLRAAGRYVALDTSGAALQMALAADPLPNLLKPNIHELEAALGRSLGGEDDVLDAARELLGRGAALVAVSQGEEGALLVTAGEVVRARPPRVEVVSTVGAGDAMVSGLIAARAEGLGLADAARRATSFSLGAITRLGAHLPPRAELDAFAAQVTVETVGQREAMGREP, encoded by the coding sequence GTGACCGTCCCGGCCTTCCGCGTCGCCACGCTGACCCTCAACCCGGCGCTCGACCTCACCGTGCGGGCGGACGGCTGGCGGCGGGGTGAGGTGAACCTCGGCCAGTCGCTCCAGTTCGACGCGGGCGGCAAGGGCGTGAACGTGGCCTCCTTCCTCGCCGACTGGGGGCTGGGCGTGACGGCCACGGGCCTCCTCGGCGACGAGAACCCGGAGCAGTTCGAGGCGCTGTTCCGGGAGAAGGGGGTGCGGGACGAGTTTCTCCGCGTGCCCGGCCCCACCCGCGTCGGCGTGAAGCTGGTGGACGCGGCGGCGCAGGAGACGACCGACATCAACCTGCCGGGCCTGACCGCGACGCCGGAGCTGCTGGCGGATCTGGACGCCCGCCTGGACGCGCTCGCCGCCGATCACGACGCCTTCGTGCTGGCGGGGAGCGTGCCGCCGGGGGTGGGAAGGGACTTCTACGCGCGGCTGACGGCCCGGCTGCGCGCGGCGGGGAGGTACGTGGCGCTGGACACGAGCGGCGCGGCCCTCCAGATGGCGCTGGCGGCGGACCCGTTGCCCAACCTGCTCAAGCCCAATATCCACGAGTTGGAGGCGGCGCTGGGCCGTTCCCTCGGCGGGGAGGACGACGTGCTGGACGCGGCGCGCGAATTGCTGGGGCGCGGGGCCGCACTCGTGGCCGTGTCGCAGGGGGAGGAGGGGGCCCTGCTCGTCACGGCGGGGGAGGTCGTCCGGGCGCGCCCGCCCCGCGTGGAGGTCGTGAGCACCGTGGGCGCGGGGGACGCGATGGTCTCCGGCCTGATCGCCGCCCGCGCCGAGGGGCTGGGGCTGGCGGACGCGGCCCGGCGGGCGACCTCGTTCAGCCTGGGGGCGATCACGCGGCTGGGGGCGCACCTGCCCCCGCGCGCGGAATTGGACGCCTTTGCCGCGCAGGTCACGGTCGAAACGGTGGGGCAGAGAGAGGCTATGGGGCGGGAACCCTGA